One stretch of Spiroplasma mirum ATCC 29335 DNA includes these proteins:
- the rplQ gene encoding 50S ribosomal protein L17 → MSYQQKRGKNTSWRNGLMRNLATELIINERLEVTETRAKELRCHVDKLITLGKRQDLHARRRAASFLRDIEANEKETALQKLFNGIAKKYKDRNGGYTRILKLDNRRGDNAPMVIIELV, encoded by the coding sequence ATGTCATATCAACAAAAAAGAGGTAAAAATACATCATGACGCAATGGTTTAATGCGCAATCTTGCAACGGAGTTAATTATTAACGAAAGATTAGAAGTAACAGAAACCAGAGCAAAAGAATTGCGTTGCCATGTTGACAAATTAATTACCTTAGGAAAACGTCAAGATTTACATGCTCGTCGAAGAGCGGCTAGTTTCTTAAGAGATATTGAAGCAAACGAAAAAGAAACGGCTTTACAAAAATTATTTAATGGCATTGCCAAAAAATACAAGGATCGCAATGGTGGTTATACCCGAATTTTAAAATTAGATAATCGTCGTGGTGATAACGCCCCAATGGTAATCATTGAATTAGTATAA
- the map gene encoding type I methionyl aminopeptidase — translation MITLKSSEDLVKMRVACNVLKLVHQELRAMIKPGITGVELDKRAEEIIHQHQCQPNFKGLYGFPATICVSINDVLVHGIPNNTPLKNGDLVSIDAGCAYQGFNSDGAFTMIVGEPLSDLHQQLVDITKNALDHAIAILKPGVRIGDIGHVIQEYVEGNGFFLPQEFTGHGIGKELHEDPHIPNVGEPHTGLRLQAGMTICIEPMVQIGTAKIKMLSDGWTPVSVNGLPSAHFEHTILITETGHEVLT, via the coding sequence ATGATAACCTTGAAATCAAGTGAAGATTTAGTCAAAATGCGGGTTGCTTGTAATGTGTTAAAATTAGTCCACCAGGAATTACGAGCAATGATTAAACCAGGAATAACCGGGGTGGAACTGGACAAAAGAGCGGAAGAAATTATTCACCAGCACCAGTGCCAACCAAATTTTAAAGGTTTATATGGTTTTCCCGCCACAATTTGTGTGTCAATTAATGATGTTTTAGTCCACGGCATTCCTAATAATACACCCCTGAAAAATGGTGATTTAGTGTCAATTGATGCTGGGTGTGCCTACCAAGGGTTTAATAGTGATGGTGCTTTTACAATGATTGTGGGAGAACCGCTAAGTGACTTACACCAGCAACTAGTGGATATTACAAAAAATGCGTTAGACCACGCAATTGCAATTCTAAAACCAGGAGTTCGGATTGGTGATATTGGCCATGTTATTCAAGAATATGTCGAAGGGAATGGTTTTTTCTTGCCCCAAGAATTTACTGGTCATGGAATCGGAAAAGAATTGCATGAAGATCCCCACATCCCCAATGTTGGCGAACCCCACACGGGTTTACGTTTGCAAGCAGGAATGACAATTTGTATTGAACCAATGGTCCAAATTGGAACCGCAAAAATTAAAATGCTTAGTGATGGATGAACCCCTGTTTCGGTTAATGGGTTGCCAAGTGCCCATTTTGAACACACTATTTTGATTACCGAGACTGGACATGAAGTTTTAACTTAA
- a CDS encoding DNA-directed RNA polymerase subunit alpha, translating into MKQFIRPEFKLEVEDKSNNYGKFLVEPLERGFGITLGNALRRTLLSSTPGAAVFAIRIKGASHEFTAIPGIVEHVTKIILNIKNLVLKIDQNIIPDGESVILKINSNKEGDVLAKDIELPAGVEVINTDLHIATIAKGGELNLELHARNSRGYKSFNDNKKEKKYADLIVIDSNYSPVQKVSYTVEPTKVGKNADLEKLEIEVQTDSSITPVNAIAMAGKILSEHLEFFINLNEAIKTTQVISSETEKEEDELDRSIDELEFTQRSQNCLKRAKIETLRDLISKTEEEIQEIRNLGKKSLTEIKEKVAALGLYFRRD; encoded by the coding sequence ATGAAACAATTTATTAGACCAGAATTTAAATTAGAAGTGGAAGACAAATCAAACAATTATGGAAAATTTTTAGTTGAACCATTAGAACGTGGATTTGGAATTACCCTGGGAAATGCATTGCGCAGAACATTGTTATCTTCAACACCCGGGGCGGCAGTGTTTGCCATCCGTATTAAAGGAGCCTCACATGAATTTACCGCAATTCCCGGTATTGTCGAACATGTTACGAAAATTATTTTAAATATTAAAAACCTTGTGTTAAAAATTGATCAAAATATTATTCCCGATGGGGAGTCAGTAATTTTAAAAATTAATTCTAACAAGGAAGGTGATGTGTTAGCAAAAGATATTGAATTACCAGCCGGTGTTGAAGTAATCAATACGGATTTACATATTGCCACAATTGCGAAGGGTGGAGAATTAAACTTAGAATTACATGCTCGTAATTCTCGGGGATATAAATCATTTAATGATAATAAAAAAGAAAAGAAATATGCGGACTTAATTGTCATTGATTCAAACTATTCACCAGTGCAAAAGGTTTCTTATACGGTGGAACCAACCAAAGTAGGAAAAAATGCTGATTTAGAAAAATTAGAAATTGAAGTCCAAACTGATAGTTCAATTACACCGGTTAATGCTATTGCAATGGCGGGTAAAATTTTATCGGAACACTTAGAATTCTTTATTAACTTAAATGAAGCAATCAAAACAACCCAAGTTATTTCATCTGAAACTGAAAAAGAAGAAGATGAATTAGATCGTAGTATTGATGAGTTAGAATTTACTCAGCGTTCACAAAACTGTTTGAAACGTGCTAAAATTGAAACACTTCGTGATCTAATATCAAAAACCGAAGAAGAAATCCAAGAAATTCGAAACTTAGGTAAAAAATCATTAACTGAAATTAAAGAAAAAGTAGCCGCTTTAGGTTTATATTTTAGAAGAGATTAA